The following are from one region of the Rhinoraja longicauda isolate Sanriku21f chromosome 3, sRhiLon1.1, whole genome shotgun sequence genome:
- the LOC144592363 gene encoding claudin-23-like encodes MRTPMVMILGLILGPVGYVLILTCTVAPAWRDVTEIPTGSQDEVHHQGLWEICRDLQSVRELSCGQQDDAYFNDQVISIARGLSIASLVVSAAGILAASWGVRCWTETPSPAMAGAGGVILAIGGVLMLIPVSWYTHRLNQIPNTVAGARLTVGYATVLGFVGGCLVVFGGISLMFSFGTLKRRKSSAFENHYPKRAAQPANRYPTGISNPIAVVDVPPSGRTTTTPWDDDL; translated from the coding sequence ATGAGGACCCCGATGGTGATGATTCTGGGGCTGATTCTCGGCCCCGTCGGCTACGTGCTGATCCTGACCTGCACAGTGGCCCCAGCCTGGAGGGACGTGACCGAGATCCCCACCGGCTCCCAGGACGAGGTGCATCACCAGGGGCTGTGGGAAATCTGCAGGGACCTGCAGTCGGTGCGAGAACTGTCCTGCGGTCAGCAGGACGATGCCTACTTCAATGACCAAGTGATCAGCATAGCGAGGGGACTGAGCATCGCCTCTCTGGTGGTGTCCGCCGCTGGCATCCTGGCGGCGTCCTGGGGAGTCCGCTGTTGGACTGAGACCCCGAGCCCAGCCATGGCCGGGGCTGGAGGGGTCATCCTGGCGATCGGAGGAGTCCTCATGCTGATCCCCGTCTCCTGGTACACGCACCGACTCAACCAAATCCCCAACACCGTGGCCGGCGCCAGGCTCACAGTCGGGTACGCCACGGTCCTTGGCTTCGTTGGCGGTTGCCTCGTAGTATTCGGGGGCATCAGCCTGATGTTCAGCTTCGGCACGTTGAAGAGACGAAAGAGTTCAGCCTTTGAGAATCATTACCCGAAGAGAGCGGCACAGCCAGCCAACAGATACCCCACTGGGATCTCCAACCCAATCGCTGTGGTAGATGTCCCCCCCTCAGGCCGCACCACCACAACTCCCTGGGATGACGACCTGTGA